In a single window of the Subtercola sp. PAMC28395 genome:
- a CDS encoding DNA-directed RNA polymerase subunit beta produces MAEDFHKPTLFAGSTFEAFQGGDDPAHISRLAHDTAAALLSRVRADPDAGVIDRLIAYTDVNGIDAIAELWSRSSARSLPGALWRIYLLRALTRQDPEQSSFIYQRGADLSLTIDPVVAGAPNPTGPEEITALADQILRGLFEGDFAVALDRAAAFCRLMSSGCASLADDAETTSAERATALTTRALRFHSIAADLTACARLWRSGSLD; encoded by the coding sequence TTGGCAGAAGACTTTCACAAGCCGACGTTGTTCGCCGGATCGACCTTCGAGGCGTTCCAGGGCGGCGATGACCCCGCCCACATCAGCCGGCTCGCTCACGACACCGCTGCGGCTTTGCTCAGCCGGGTGAGAGCAGATCCTGACGCAGGGGTCATCGACAGGCTGATCGCCTACACCGATGTGAACGGCATCGATGCGATCGCCGAGCTGTGGTCCCGATCATCTGCGCGCAGTCTGCCCGGTGCGCTGTGGCGCATCTACCTGCTGAGGGCCCTCACGCGGCAAGACCCAGAGCAGTCGAGTTTCATCTACCAACGCGGGGCCGATCTCTCGCTCACCATTGACCCCGTGGTTGCCGGCGCCCCGAACCCGACCGGCCCAGAAGAGATCACCGCGCTTGCCGACCAGATTCTGCGTGGACTCTTCGAGGGGGACTTCGCTGTAGCGCTCGACCGTGCCGCCGCATTCTGCCGGCTGATGTCGAGCGGCTGTGCGAGTCTCGCCGACGACGCCGAGACCACGTCGGCAGAGCGGGCTACGGCTTTGACGACGAGAGCGCTGCGTTTTCATTCGATTGCGGCCGACCTCACGGCCTGTGCCAGACTCTGGCGGAGCGGGAGCCTCGACTGA
- a CDS encoding excinuclease ABC subunit UvrA, protein MSATRTRHAPASPRDSEESPSDDASPKRSTPANGFIRVRGARENNLRSVDVDVPRDSIVAFTGVSGSGKSSLAFGTIFAEAQRRFLESVAPYARRLIAQGSTPHVDSITGLPPAVALQQRRGAPSSRSSVGTVTTLSNSVRMLYSRAGTYPEGATRLESDSFSPNTVAGACPRCHGLGIAHEVTEASAVRDDGLSIREGAITAWPGAWQGKNLRDVTAGLGYDIDRPWRELPREEREWLLFTEEQPVVEVHPQRDRVAKPYRGRFWSARQFVMHTLADSKSESQRTKVLQFVESGRCSLCGGSGLTRAALSVTVGGLTIAELNALTLGELTETLRPIASQKDALPATSRASSGEHTEVAVTISRDLVGRVEVLTSLGLGYLSLDRATPTLSPGEMQRLRIATQLRSGLFGVVYVLDEPSAGLHPADAEPLIDVLESLRASGNSVFVVEHDMDIVRRADWIVDVGPGAGSGGGEVLYSGPVAGLAAVDASVTRRFLQPKPKDTTQDARRAPEAWLQLRDVTLHNLQHLDADVPLGVLTAVTGVSGSGKSTLVGRVLAERATQHPLIDRVVQVDQKAIGRTPRSNLATYTGLFDAVRATFAATDEARARGWSAGRFSFNVVGGRCEVCQGEGYVSVELLFLPGSWGPCPECHGSRYNAQTLEVLWRGASIADVLSMTVEAAAPFLADVPAASKALETLRQVGLGYLRLGQPATQLSGGEAQRIKLATELQRSRSGHTLYLLDEPTTGLHPADVELLIAQLGRLVDTGNTVVVVEHSMAVVAAADHVIDMGPSGGADGGRIVASGTPDAVAQDSASRTAPYLRSYLA, encoded by the coding sequence ATGTCTGCCACTCGCACCCGCCATGCTCCTGCCAGTCCGAGGGATTCGGAAGAGAGCCCGAGCGACGACGCATCCCCAAAGCGATCGACGCCGGCGAACGGCTTCATTCGTGTACGGGGTGCGCGCGAGAACAATCTGCGAAGCGTCGACGTCGATGTGCCGCGAGACAGCATCGTCGCGTTCACGGGCGTCTCGGGATCGGGTAAGTCGTCTCTGGCGTTCGGCACGATCTTCGCCGAGGCGCAACGCCGGTTTCTCGAGTCGGTGGCGCCGTACGCCAGGCGACTGATCGCCCAGGGGTCGACCCCGCACGTCGATTCGATCACCGGGTTACCGCCGGCCGTCGCGCTCCAGCAGCGGAGAGGTGCGCCCAGCTCTCGGTCGAGCGTCGGAACCGTGACGACCCTGTCGAACTCCGTTCGGATGCTGTACTCCCGGGCCGGCACGTACCCTGAGGGTGCGACGCGCCTCGAGTCGGATTCGTTCTCACCCAACACGGTGGCTGGGGCGTGCCCGCGGTGTCACGGTCTCGGTATCGCCCATGAAGTGACCGAGGCGTCGGCCGTCCGTGATGACGGGCTCAGCATTCGCGAGGGCGCGATCACCGCGTGGCCGGGGGCGTGGCAGGGCAAGAACCTGCGCGATGTGACGGCGGGGCTGGGTTACGACATCGACCGGCCCTGGCGTGAGCTGCCCCGAGAAGAACGCGAGTGGCTGCTGTTCACTGAAGAACAGCCGGTGGTCGAGGTGCATCCGCAGCGTGATCGAGTCGCCAAACCGTACAGGGGGCGGTTCTGGAGTGCCCGCCAGTTCGTCATGCACACCCTCGCCGATTCGAAGAGCGAATCGCAACGCACCAAGGTGTTGCAGTTCGTCGAGTCCGGCCGGTGCTCACTGTGCGGTGGCAGCGGGCTCACCCGGGCGGCCCTGTCGGTGACGGTCGGTGGCCTGACGATCGCGGAGCTCAACGCGCTCACTCTCGGCGAACTCACCGAGACGCTGAGGCCGATAGCCTCGCAGAAGGATGCCCTGCCAGCCACGTCGCGGGCATCATCCGGTGAGCACACCGAGGTCGCCGTGACGATCTCGCGCGACCTCGTGGGCAGGGTCGAGGTGCTCACGAGCCTGGGCCTCGGCTACCTGAGCCTCGACCGGGCAACGCCCACGCTGTCGCCGGGCGAGATGCAACGCCTGCGCATCGCCACCCAGCTGCGGTCAGGTTTGTTCGGCGTCGTCTACGTTCTCGACGAACCGAGCGCGGGGCTGCACCCGGCCGATGCTGAACCGCTCATCGATGTTCTCGAGAGCCTGCGGGCAAGTGGTAACAGCGTTTTCGTCGTCGAGCACGACATGGATATCGTGCGCCGGGCGGACTGGATCGTCGACGTGGGCCCAGGTGCCGGCTCGGGCGGGGGAGAGGTCCTCTACAGTGGGCCGGTTGCCGGCCTGGCTGCGGTCGACGCATCCGTGACCCGCCGTTTTCTGCAGCCGAAGCCGAAAGACACGACGCAGGATGCACGGCGAGCCCCGGAGGCGTGGCTCCAGCTGCGCGATGTCACGCTCCACAACCTGCAACACCTCGACGCCGATGTGCCGCTGGGCGTGCTCACTGCCGTGACCGGGGTGTCGGGGTCGGGAAAGTCCACACTGGTGGGGAGGGTCCTCGCCGAGCGCGCCACGCAGCATCCACTCATCGACCGGGTCGTGCAGGTCGATCAGAAGGCCATCGGCAGAACCCCGCGGTCGAACCTCGCGACGTATACCGGGCTGTTCGATGCGGTCCGAGCCACCTTTGCGGCGACCGACGAAGCGCGGGCCAGGGGATGGTCGGCGGGGCGGTTCTCGTTCAACGTCGTCGGCGGCAGATGCGAGGTCTGCCAGGGTGAAGGATATGTTTCGGTCGAGTTGCTGTTTCTTCCGGGCAGCTGGGGGCCGTGCCCGGAGTGCCACGGCAGCCGGTACAACGCCCAGACGCTCGAGGTGCTGTGGCGGGGAGCATCCATCGCCGATGTGCTCTCGATGACGGTCGAGGCCGCGGCGCCGTTTCTCGCGGACGTGCCAGCTGCCTCCAAAGCCCTCGAGACCCTGCGCCAGGTCGGGCTCGGCTACCTGAGGCTCGGTCAGCCCGCCACCCAGCTGTCGGGAGGTGAGGCACAGCGCATCAAGCTCGCCACCGAGCTTCAGCGCTCGAGATCCGGTCACACCCTCTATCTATTGGATGAACCGACCACCGGTTTGCATCCGGCCGACGTCGAACTGCTCATCGCTCAGCTCGGCCGTCTGGTCGACACCGGGAATACGGTCGTTGTCGTCGAGCACTCGATGGCCGTCGTCGCTGCCGCAGACCACGTCATCGACATGGGCCCCTCCGGTGGTGCGGATGGCGGACGGATCGTCGCCTCGGGCACGCCGGATGCCGTGGCCCAGGATTCTGCGAGCCGCACGGCGCCGTACCTTCGAAGCTATCTCGCGTAA
- a CDS encoding sugar phosphate isomerase/epimerase, which yields MKKLAGDRVALNPIQWINLKADPSDPASESLWLFAEPSFRADYPDVLKAVRASGFEAVMMQVLDTQTLQNYRRMVEDAGLTLAPGYASVALPDDHGVVLRPGSAEGVRWFDGIRRIAEESNFFSLDTVFLAPEVWWGEHVVRTQRQVAVGAGFDQGRLNRVIDLLGTAAEVLIEEGIRAGLHNHVGTWIETEAEIEQALSDIPASLLGASFDIGHLAWAGIDPVAMISRHQDRLVDLHLKDLDLTIARKTLITPTSYNDATDEGIFLEPGLGDLDLDGVIDALPDEWAGWMIVEVDRASMPPAASADVSWKWVSERIEPLPERTPTPDPNGLVTESGRAGGAPARLPDSAQTA from the coding sequence ATGAAGAAGCTCGCTGGCGACCGTGTCGCGCTCAACCCGATCCAGTGGATCAATCTCAAAGCCGACCCCTCAGACCCCGCCAGCGAATCCCTGTGGCTCTTCGCCGAGCCGTCGTTCCGCGCCGACTACCCCGATGTGCTCAAGGCTGTGCGCGCATCCGGGTTCGAGGCTGTGATGATGCAGGTGCTCGACACGCAGACCCTGCAGAACTACCGCCGAATGGTCGAAGACGCCGGTCTCACTCTCGCACCCGGTTACGCGAGTGTGGCGCTGCCCGACGATCACGGCGTTGTGCTCAGACCTGGCAGTGCGGAGGGTGTGCGGTGGTTCGACGGCATACGCCGGATCGCCGAAGAGTCGAACTTCTTCTCACTCGACACGGTCTTTCTCGCGCCCGAAGTCTGGTGGGGCGAGCACGTAGTGCGCACACAGCGGCAGGTCGCCGTCGGTGCAGGGTTCGACCAGGGGCGACTGAATCGCGTCATCGACCTGCTCGGCACGGCCGCCGAGGTGCTCATCGAAGAGGGAATTCGAGCCGGGTTGCACAATCATGTCGGCACCTGGATCGAGACCGAAGCCGAAATCGAACAAGCCCTCAGTGACATTCCGGCGAGCCTGTTGGGAGCATCCTTCGACATCGGTCACCTGGCCTGGGCGGGAATCGACCCGGTGGCCATGATCAGCAGGCACCAGGACCGCCTGGTCGACCTGCACCTGAAGGACCTCGATCTGACCATCGCCAGAAAGACGCTGATCACACCGACCTCGTACAACGATGCCACCGACGAGGGTATCTTTCTCGAGCCCGGCCTGGGAGACCTCGACCTCGATGGCGTCATCGATGCCCTGCCCGACGAGTGGGCGGGTTGGATGATCGTCGAGGTCGACCGCGCATCCATGCCCCCGGCGGCGAGCGCCGATGTGAGCTGGAAGTGGGTCAGCGAGCGAATCGAACCGCTCCCTGAGCGAACACCCACCCCCGATCCAAATGGTCTGGTCACCGAATCGGGCCGAGCAGGTGGCGCGCCTGCGCGCCTCCCAGATTCCGCCCAAACGGCCTGA
- a CDS encoding GMC oxidoreductase has protein sequence MTETTRADVLIVGSGIMGAAATALLRESDPRTRIVMVDGGVAIGRAPGVHLHDVADPELWSKYNQRVASGIQGLYTGAEVIADVARDARQLEPGMVHSSAFGEDAAAMPASAIAWNAGGMGVHWTAATPWPGADETFDYGDPEAWQADLETARRLLNVSPSPIGPTRAGEIVLDTLCGLFAGRVSADRGPQPMPMAVVPTASGLRPRTSPSTIFPAMAAGFELAGGEPGAGDAAQLDPAFTLLLGTMATGILIDTDGTRVLGARVRRIADGAVTDLHADIVLVCADTVRTPQLLFASGIRSPALGRYLNEHAFITGRVLMDLERFGVTTEELPLPREGEFCTDSLWIPQNGSVQPFHGQIMNSTYVDEEGTPIAYSVGLSLYTPVESRPENRLVFSDTETDLVGMPKVTFEFAYSERDRALIDRALDEVETIAEAFGSFDPASERMLLPPGSSLHLTGTVRSGTADDGTCVCDPSGRVWGYDNLYVAGNGVIPTAIVANSTLTGTVTAVRAARSIIRQLAPQLADRTTESPERTL, from the coding sequence ATGACAGAAACCACTCGTGCTGATGTGCTCATCGTCGGCAGTGGCATCATGGGTGCGGCAGCGACAGCCCTGCTGCGTGAGTCCGACCCGCGCACCCGAATCGTCATGGTCGACGGTGGCGTTGCGATCGGGAGAGCTCCTGGTGTGCACCTGCACGATGTCGCGGATCCCGAGCTCTGGTCGAAGTACAACCAGCGCGTTGCATCCGGAATTCAGGGCCTCTACACCGGGGCAGAGGTGATCGCCGATGTGGCGCGGGACGCCAGGCAACTCGAGCCGGGTATGGTGCACAGTTCGGCCTTCGGAGAAGATGCTGCGGCGATGCCGGCAAGCGCAATCGCGTGGAACGCGGGAGGAATGGGCGTGCACTGGACGGCCGCAACTCCATGGCCGGGTGCAGACGAGACCTTCGACTACGGCGACCCCGAGGCGTGGCAGGCCGATCTCGAGACCGCCAGGCGCCTGTTGAACGTGTCACCGTCACCGATCGGCCCGACCCGCGCCGGCGAGATTGTGCTCGACACCCTGTGCGGTCTCTTCGCGGGAAGGGTGAGCGCCGATCGCGGCCCGCAGCCCATGCCGATGGCGGTCGTCCCCACCGCGTCGGGTCTGCGGCCGCGCACGTCCCCATCGACGATCTTCCCCGCCATGGCCGCCGGGTTCGAGCTGGCCGGTGGCGAGCCGGGCGCGGGTGATGCAGCGCAACTCGACCCCGCCTTCACTCTGCTGCTGGGAACGATGGCAACGGGCATCCTCATCGACACCGACGGCACGCGAGTACTCGGGGCACGCGTGCGCCGCATCGCAGACGGCGCCGTTACCGATCTGCACGCCGACATCGTGTTGGTGTGCGCCGATACGGTGCGCACTCCGCAACTGTTGTTCGCCTCGGGCATCCGGTCTCCCGCCCTTGGCCGCTATCTGAACGAGCACGCATTCATCACCGGCCGGGTGCTGATGGATCTCGAACGCTTCGGTGTCACCACTGAGGAGCTGCCCCTTCCGCGCGAGGGGGAATTCTGCACCGACTCGCTCTGGATACCGCAGAACGGCAGCGTTCAGCCGTTTCACGGGCAGATCATGAACAGCACCTACGTCGACGAGGAGGGCACGCCGATCGCCTACTCGGTCGGGCTCTCGCTCTACACGCCGGTCGAGTCACGGCCCGAGAACAGGCTCGTGTTCTCTGACACCGAAACCGACCTCGTGGGCATGCCGAAGGTCACCTTCGAGTTCGCCTACTCCGAACGCGACCGCGCCCTGATCGACCGGGCACTCGATGAGGTCGAGACAATCGCTGAAGCTTTCGGTTCGTTCGACCCGGCGAGCGAGCGGATGCTCTTACCACCCGGGTCATCGCTTCACCTGACCGGCACCGTGCGCTCGGGCACGGCAGACGACGGAACCTGCGTCTGCGACCCGAGCGGGCGTGTGTGGGGGTACGACAACCTCTACGTCGCCGGCAACGGCGTCATCCCCACCGCGATCGTCGCGAATTCGACGCTCACCGGAACCGTCACTGCTGTGCGCGCTGCACGATCGATCATCCGCCAGCTCGCCCCGCAGCTCGCTGACAGGACCACCGAATCACCCGAAAGGACACTATGA
- a CDS encoding 3-hydroxyacyl-CoA dehydrogenase, with amino-acid sequence MSAIKKVTVLGTGVLGSQIAFQAAFHGFDVTAYDISEEILEKAKARFAQLSEIYQADSVVAATREQAEAALARLLLSSDLGEAVADADLVIEAVPELLALKRETYTRLAALAPAKTIFATNSSTLLPSDLKQFTGRPDRFLALHYANNVWRFNTAEIMGTTDTDPEVYRSVVEFAKASGLVPIELKKEKAGYVLNSLLVPLLNAAAGLLVDDIADVETIDKTWRIATGAPVGPFQIYDTVGLTTAYNIASTSPDPRSQKFAALLKEKYIDKGKLGVSTGEGFYTY; translated from the coding sequence ATGTCGGCCATCAAGAAAGTCACCGTTCTCGGCACCGGAGTGCTCGGCTCGCAGATCGCCTTTCAGGCGGCGTTTCACGGGTTCGATGTCACTGCGTACGACATCAGCGAGGAGATCCTGGAGAAGGCGAAAGCCCGTTTCGCCCAACTCTCTGAGATCTACCAGGCCGACTCAGTCGTCGCCGCCACGAGAGAGCAGGCCGAGGCGGCGTTGGCCAGGCTGCTCCTTTCGTCCGACCTCGGTGAGGCGGTCGCCGATGCCGACCTGGTGATCGAGGCGGTTCCCGAACTGCTGGCGCTGAAGCGTGAGACGTACACCAGACTGGCGGCGCTGGCCCCGGCCAAAACGATCTTCGCGACCAACTCGTCGACCCTGCTTCCCAGCGATCTGAAGCAGTTCACCGGCCGCCCCGATCGCTTTCTCGCCCTGCACTATGCCAACAACGTCTGGCGCTTCAACACGGCCGAGATCATGGGCACCACCGACACGGATCCCGAGGTCTACCGGTCGGTCGTGGAATTCGCGAAGGCCAGTGGGTTGGTGCCGATCGAGCTGAAGAAGGAGAAGGCCGGGTACGTGCTGAACTCGCTCCTCGTACCGCTGCTGAACGCTGCCGCCGGCCTGCTGGTCGATGACATCGCAGACGTCGAAACGATCGACAAGACCTGGCGCATCGCCACTGGTGCGCCGGTCGGCCCGTTCCAGATCTACGACACGGTCGGCCTGACGACCGCCTACAACATTGCGTCTACCAGCCCAGATCCACGGTCGCAGAAGTTTGCGGCGCTGCTCAAAGAGAAGTACATCGACAAGGGAAAGCTCGGCGTCTCGACGGGTGAGGGGTTCTACACCTACTGA
- a CDS encoding TetR/AcrR family transcriptional regulator has product MAERGRRSSRPSGDDRQAAILSTAEQLLGERSLDDISIEDLAAGAGISRPSFYFYFSSKDDVLLALLDQVIGQVQHRVATLPRDFDIDPAAAWRRSIGVFVEVFTQHRAVAAAAITARLRNTEVHELWSKSMQTWVGYSTEVILAERARGAAPEGIDARELAAALNLMNERVLAAAFSGETPAVDHSDVLDVLSGIWVRSIYAHDLSHDLPHEIPHNQ; this is encoded by the coding sequence ATGGCTGAACGTGGACGCAGATCATCCCGCCCCTCGGGCGACGATCGGCAGGCGGCGATTCTCAGTACCGCCGAGCAACTCCTGGGTGAGCGGTCTCTCGACGACATCTCGATCGAAGATCTCGCGGCCGGGGCCGGCATCTCCCGGCCGAGCTTCTATTTCTACTTCTCGTCCAAAGACGATGTTCTGCTGGCTCTGCTCGATCAGGTGATCGGTCAGGTGCAGCATCGGGTCGCCACTCTGCCCCGGGACTTCGACATCGACCCCGCAGCTGCGTGGCGGCGCTCGATCGGCGTCTTCGTCGAGGTCTTCACCCAGCATCGCGCGGTGGCTGCCGCCGCGATCACCGCGCGCCTGCGCAACACAGAGGTGCACGAGCTCTGGTCGAAATCAATGCAGACGTGGGTCGGATATTCCACCGAGGTCATTCTGGCCGAGCGGGCTCGGGGCGCTGCGCCAGAGGGCATCGATGCTCGCGAGCTCGCCGCGGCCCTGAATCTGATGAACGAGCGCGTGCTCGCCGCCGCCTTCAGCGGAGAAACGCCTGCTGTTGACCACAGCGATGTGCTCGATGTTCTCTCGGGCATCTGGGTTCGTAGCATCTATGCGCACGATCTTTCGCACGATCTTCCACACGAGATTCCGCACAACCAATAG
- a CDS encoding alpha/beta fold hydrolase — MTEHVDVLIVGAGLSGVGAAAHLKRDCPGKSFVILESRGAVGGTWDLFRYPGIRSDSDMYTLGYSFRPWTDAKAIADGDSIRHYITSTIADEGLESQLRLNHRVISAEWSSDTALWTVTALRTAGGEYRADAPDAPPTETITFTCSFLSVCSGYYRYDEGFSPVIPGADSFAGTIVHPQHWPADLDFAGKRAVVVGSGATAVTLVPSLAKTAKHVTMLQRSPTYIAPVPLRDHFADRLRGRLPAQLAYNLVRVKNIGYSMFTYQLSRRRPETMKAILRKSAVAKLPAGFDVDTHLSPSYEPWDQRLCAIPNGDLYRAISSGNADIVTDRIEKITPTGIDLVSGAKLDADIIVTATGLNLLVMGGMSLSVDGRPVDVSKTLTYKGMMLAGVPNFSLTIGYTNASWTLKADLVARYVCRLLRYMDRHDYQFVAPKAPASVSAGHLVPLIDLQAGYILRDVDALPKQGERSPWRLHQNYVRDFRLLRAGHITDDVRFGRRGESPATGLTESALDLPGTAMITVNGTRLRYRDTGSSSASPILLIHGIGQSLDDFTEQHALLGDRYRVISLDLPGFAYSARLPGTATLDKLASVLPGFLDALGISEPVPVVGNSLGGAVAMTFAVAHPERVADLVLADSAGFGSEVTMVLRLLAVKPLATLLMRPNAQNSARTVQSLFYDKSLATDARIAHAFAISRRRSHAATTLDLAHDLGTFRGVRPEWRQSLVAGVRRLDIPTLVVWGDHDHVLPFIHLAAAAEALPNAETHVFTNTGHMPQIERADEFAALLHDFLDRRVPARDASALPAG, encoded by the coding sequence ATGACTGAACACGTGGATGTGTTGATTGTTGGCGCCGGGCTCAGTGGGGTCGGGGCGGCCGCCCACCTGAAGCGCGATTGCCCAGGCAAGTCGTTCGTGATTCTCGAATCGCGCGGAGCAGTCGGTGGCACGTGGGATCTCTTTCGCTACCCCGGCATCCGCTCAGATTCCGACATGTACACCCTCGGCTACTCCTTCAGACCGTGGACCGACGCCAAGGCCATCGCCGACGGCGACTCCATTCGCCACTACATCACCAGCACCATCGCCGACGAGGGTCTCGAGTCTCAGCTTCGCCTGAATCACCGCGTCATCAGCGCTGAGTGGTCGAGCGACACCGCCCTCTGGACGGTCACCGCGTTGCGCACCGCGGGCGGTGAATACCGGGCCGATGCTCCGGATGCCCCGCCAACCGAGACCATCACCTTCACCTGCTCGTTCCTGTCGGTGTGCTCGGGCTACTACCGCTACGACGAAGGGTTCAGCCCGGTGATTCCGGGCGCCGATTCGTTCGCCGGCACGATCGTGCACCCGCAGCACTGGCCGGCTGACCTCGATTTCGCCGGCAAGCGGGCCGTCGTGGTGGGTAGCGGGGCGACCGCTGTCACCCTGGTACCGTCGCTGGCGAAGACCGCAAAGCACGTCACCATGCTGCAACGGTCGCCCACCTACATTGCTCCGGTACCGTTGCGCGACCACTTCGCAGATCGCCTGCGCGGCAGGCTGCCCGCGCAACTGGCGTACAACCTCGTGCGGGTGAAGAACATCGGCTATTCGATGTTCACCTATCAGCTGAGCCGCCGTCGACCAGAGACGATGAAGGCGATCCTGCGCAAATCGGCCGTCGCGAAGCTCCCGGCCGGGTTTGACGTCGACACCCATCTCTCGCCGAGTTACGAGCCCTGGGACCAGCGCCTCTGCGCCATCCCGAATGGCGATCTGTACCGCGCCATCAGTTCGGGAAACGCCGACATCGTGACCGATCGCATCGAGAAGATCACGCCGACGGGTATCGATCTCGTTTCTGGCGCGAAGCTTGACGCCGACATCATCGTCACCGCCACCGGCCTCAATCTGCTGGTCATGGGCGGGATGAGCCTCAGCGTCGACGGGCGGCCCGTCGACGTTTCGAAGACTCTCACGTACAAGGGCATGATGCTCGCTGGAGTGCCGAATTTCTCGCTGACCATCGGTTACACGAACGCGTCATGGACCCTCAAGGCCGACCTCGTGGCACGCTACGTCTGCCGCCTGCTGCGCTACATGGATCGACACGACTATCAGTTCGTCGCCCCGAAAGCACCGGCATCGGTCTCTGCGGGCCATCTCGTTCCGCTGATCGATCTGCAGGCCGGCTACATTCTGCGCGATGTGGATGCCCTGCCGAAGCAGGGCGAGAGGTCGCCGTGGCGGCTGCACCAGAATTACGTGCGCGACTTCCGGCTGCTGCGTGCGGGCCACATCACTGACGACGTGCGGTTCGGCCGCCGCGGAGAGAGCCCCGCCACCGGGCTCACTGAGTCGGCGCTCGACCTGCCCGGCACGGCAATGATCACGGTGAACGGCACCCGGCTGCGCTATCGCGACACCGGCAGCAGCAGCGCGAGCCCGATCCTGCTCATCCATGGCATCGGCCAGAGCCTCGATGACTTCACCGAACAGCACGCCCTGCTGGGCGATCGCTACCGTGTCATCAGCCTCGATCTGCCCGGGTTCGCCTACTCCGCACGTCTGCCCGGCACCGCCACCCTCGACAAGCTGGCCAGCGTCCTGCCCGGCTTTCTCGACGCGCTCGGCATCTCCGAACCGGTGCCTGTGGTCGGTAACTCGCTGGGCGGGGCAGTGGCGATGACCTTCGCCGTGGCCCATCCCGAGCGTGTGGCTGATCTCGTGCTGGCTGACAGTGCCGGCTTCGGCTCTGAGGTGACGATGGTGCTGCGGCTGCTCGCGGTGAAGCCCCTCGCCACGCTTCTCATGCGGCCGAATGCGCAGAATTCGGCGCGCACGGTGCAGTCGTTGTTCTACGACAAGAGCCTGGCGACAGATGCGCGAATCGCTCACGCGTTCGCGATATCCCGGAGGCGCTCACACGCGGCGACCACCCTCGACCTCGCACACGATCTCGGCACCTTTCGCGGCGTGCGGCCCGAGTGGCGGCAGTCGCTGGTGGCTGGCGTTCGGAGGCTCGACATTCCCACGCTGGTGGTGTGGGGCGATCACGATCACGTACTGCCGTTCATCCACCTGGCGGCCGCAGCAGAGGCCCTGCCGAACGCCGAAACGCATGTCTTCACGAACACCGGGCACATGCCGCAGATCGAACGGGCAGACGAGTTCGCCGCGCTGCTACACGACTTTCTGGATCGCCGCGTGCCTGCCAGGGATGCATCCGCCCTCCCGGCCGGATGA